The genomic window GCCAGATTTCGCTGTTATACAAAAACACGAATGAGGATGACCAGGCACAGAAGCTTAAGATCCAGATCGAAAAGTTGCGTGCCGAGAAGGAATTACAGGACTCTTTGGAGACGACTGAGGAAGCTTAACCGATAGGAATGAAGGAGAAATACAATGACGAAAAAAATTATTAAACTGGCATTTTGCTTGAGTCTGGTGGCGGCGCCGATCGCCTTCGCCCAGGAAGCAGCCGAGGCGGCCCCCGAGGAAGCAGCAGTTGCGAACGTACAGCAGACCACGTTGTGGCAGATGATCAAGCAGGGTGGTTGGGCCATGTGGCCGTTGGGCCTGATGTCGGTCGGCATGGTCTATTTCATTGTTCAGAACGGTCTGGCATTGCGTGAAAAGGTTTTGCTTCGCCCCGACCTGATCCCGGAATTCATCCAGTTGATGAAGGACAAGAAAATCGTTGAGGCCCACAGCCTCTGCAAAGAAAACGAAACCCTGTTCACCTACGTGTTCCAGGCGGGTCTCGAGCGTTGCTCCACCACCCGCGAAATCAACTTCGGCAAAGTGAAGGAAGGGATCGACGAAGCTTCCACCGAGGAAATCACGTCCTACATGAAGCCGATCGACTATCTTTCCATCATTGGCGCCACCGCCCCGATGCTCGGACTGCTCGGTACGGTATCCGGTATGATCAAGGCCTTCCAGACCATCGGTTCGCAGGGCATGGGTAAGCCGGAAGCACTCGCCGGTAACATTGGTGAGGCCCTCGTAACGACGGCCACCGGTCTGTTGATCGCCATTCCGTCGATGCTGTCCTACTACTATTTCCGGAACAGCTTCATCAAAACCACTGCAACGCTTGGCCGTAACATCGGTGGGCTGCTCGATACGCTCGAAACCGGCGAACTGCCGCTCGGCTTCGAAGAGCATGCTGGGTAGTTTCCGCGGCTTGGAAGCCATTGTCTAGTAACCCTCCAACGCGAGGTGTGGAATGAAAATTAAGTCACCAGCCAGAGATGACGTAAGCATTGACATGGGGCCGATGATCGACCTTGTGTTCCTGCTGCTCATCTTCTTCATGGTCGCTTCCGTCGTCACGGAACTGGAAAAGGTGGAGGTGGAGATTCCCCAATCTTCCCACGCCAAGGTTCCGGAAGACACGAAGGGCAGAATGATGCTCTCGATCGATGCGGACAACCAGGTATACGTGGGTACCCAGCCGGTGGAACTCGAGGAGCTGAAAACGCTCATCGACTCCGAGCTGGATCTGAACCCTGAGTTGCGCATCCTGATTCGCGCCGACCACCGTGTCGAGTACAAGACCTGCAAAGATCTCATGATCGCGTGTGGCGAGGTCGGGGCAACCGACCTCATCTACGCAACCTTCGAGGAGTAAATTATGAAACTTATTGAAGAAATGATGAATAAAAAGGCTGAGCTGGAAATTGCTCCGCTGATTGACGTCGTGTTTCTGCTCCTCATCTACTTCATGGTGACGGCCTCCTTGATCAAGAAGGAAGCAGACCTCTCCTTCATGCTTCCGGCCAAGGTGGACGTGCCTGAGTCGCTCGATCTGCCGATCGAGGTGTTGATCGAGGTTTCCGAGCTCGGCGACATCGTGATTGAAGGCATGGTTTTTGGCAAGGACGAGACCAACCTCGACGACCTGATTGGCCAGCTGCTTTCGCTTAAGGAAGCGGCCGACTCTTCGGGGAGCGAGTTGATCGTCAACATCCTTCCGGCCGACAAGGCCGTGCATGGGCGCATCATCAAGGTGATGGACGCCTGCGCTGCGGCGGATGTGAAGAACATGTCGTTCAGCATGACGATGTAGAAAGAAATAGAAGGGGTGCCGTCATGGCGCCCCTTTCTTTTCTGAAGATGCCCGGTCGCTCGGGCATTTTTTATGAATAATCCAAAGAAACCCCGGCGTGCAACCGTATCCTTGATGGAACGATGCACGCAATAGGTGGAAACCATGTCAGACCAAAAACAAAAGAAACGTTATTTTGCAAAACACGCGAAATCAAGTGCGGCACTCATCAGCCTCGGTATCCATGCCGTCCTGATTCTGGTTGCCGTATCCTTCGTGGCGGTTACCGTCATCCAGAAGGAAGATCAAAAGTTTGAATACAAGAAAGTCAGCCGTCCGAAGCAAAAACTCAAGAAACTGCAGGTGCCGGTGAAGGTGAAGAAAAACAAGCCGAAGCCGAAGCTGCGAAAGCGCGTGGTGGTTAAGGATGTGAAACGCAATACCCCCGAATTCAAGATGCCCGAGATTACCGGCGTCAAGGGAGGCGTGGCTGGCATGGGCGATGGCGGTGGAGTTGAAAGCATCGGCTTTTCCATGCCGGAAATGGACTTCTTCGGGGCCAAGGCCAAGGGCGAAAAGGTTTGCTTCGTGGTGCACTTTGGCCCGGCGACGATTGGACCGACCCCTTTTGACCGCATGACCGGCCTGACCATCCGCAATCGTTTGGTGGACTTGGTGGAGGGGCTGCCGGAATACACCCTTTTTAATGTGACGAGCTACTGGGCTAGCGACTGCTGGGCCATGGAGCCGAACATGCAGCTCGCCACCCCGGCCAACAAGCAGAAAGTCAAGGAGTGGATGGCTCCCGTCAACCCGCTCGAAGGCAATTATCAGCACTGCTTCGCCGGTAAGCCCAAGTCGGTCGATAATGCCCGCGGAAAATATCCGACCAAGGTGACCGGACTTCCATCCTATGCGCCGAAGTGGGTTTATCCCTACGCGGTTCCCGGCAACCTCGTCCAGAAGTATGCGGCCACGGCGAAAGGCGGAATCATGCACTGGGGCCGCGGTGTCGCCTGGGCCATCCTCGAGCAAAAGCCCGACACGATTTTCGTTCTGACCACCAACTATATCGATGGTTGGGGCAGCGGCAGCAAGGGGCAGCCTTCCAAGATGGCGGCTTCCCTTAAACAAATGTGCACCGATTCCTATGGGCCGGACCGAAAGAAATGGCCGACCATCAACATCGTTGTCCTCACCAAGGCGGGCAAGGATTCCCAAGGGGCCGGAAACGTGTTGAATGCGCAGTTTGGGCCGATTTGGAAGGGGTTCAATGCCGACGGCTCGGTGATTGACGATATCAAGAAGTTCATGAATGAAGAAGAACGGGATCTGTACCGCAAATACCAGTCCCAGTACGGCAGCAAATAACCCGCAATTGTCGCCGGATGAATTCCCCCTTATTCGTCGAGGTGTTTATTTATGCTTAAGGGAAGCTTCGGATTGAATTTGGCCGATGATGTGCTAGCTTACCATCTTTTTCAAGAAGCCCTGTGCGGTCGCTATTGAAGGGCCGTTTCCCGTCGACCAGAGGAAAAGCAATGACAGAGAAAAGACCTAAAAAGCGATTTTTCGCCAAACATGCCAAATCCAGCGCAGCCCTAATCAGTTTGGGCATCCATGCCGTCCTGGTTCTCGTGGCCGTGTCCTTCGTGGCGGTTACCGTCATCCAGAAGGAAGAACAAAAATTCGAATACAAGAAAGTCAGCCGCCCGAAGCAAAATCTCAAGAAGCTGCAGGTGCCGGTGAAGGTGAAGAAAAACAAGCCGAAGCCAAAGCTGCGCAAACGCGTGGTGGTTAAGGATGTGAAACGCAATACCCCCGAGTTCAAGATGCCCGAGATTACCGGCGTCAAGGGGGGCATGGCCGGCATGGGCGATGGCGGCGGGGTGGAAAGCATTGGCTTCTCCATGCCCGAAATCGACTTTTTCGGCGCCAAGGCCAAGGGCGAATCCATCGTCTTCGTCGTCCACTTCGGTCCGGCAACCATCAGTGCCGGGGGGGGCGGGAACGGCGAGACCAGATATACCCCGTTTTCGCGCATGACCGGCCTGACGATCCGGAACCGGTTGGAGGATCTGGTTGACGGATTGCCGGAATACACCTTGTTCAACGTCATTGCCTATTTTGCGGGCGATGCCTGGGCGATGGAACCCAAGATGCAACTGGCGACGTCGGCGAACAAGCAGAAGGTGAAGGATTGGATGGAACCGGTGAATCCGCTGGAAGGGGATTATCAGTACTGTTTTGCGGGGAAGCCGCCCACGGTTGCCGCCGCCTATAAAAACTATCCGACCAAGGTTGATAAGCTCCCGTTCTACGCCACCAAATGGTGCTATCCCTACTATGTTCCGAGCGAACTGGAAAAAAAATATGCGCCGGATGCGCCCAATGGCTTCATGCACTGGGGACGAGGGGTGGCCTGGGCAATTCTGGAGCAGAAGCCGGATACCATCTTCGTGCTGACAACCAACTACATTGATGGATGGGAAACCGGTGATTCCAAGAAGGGGAACCGGACTCCGGCCCAACCCACCAAGATGGCGAATTCCCTGAAAAAGATGTGCCTGGATGTCTATGGCCCTGATAAGAAAAAATGGCCAACCATCAATGTGGTGGTTCTGGCGAAAGCCGGCAGGGACTCCACTGGGGCCAATCGGGTGCTGAACGATGAATTCGGCCCTATCTGGAAAGGGTTCAAGTCCGATGGATCGGTTATCGATGACATCAAGAAGTTCATGAACAAGGGAGAGCAGGAACTCTACCGCAAATACCAATCCCAGTACGGCAATAAGGAAGGCAATTGATCCTCGCCGATTCCTTCGGATACGCGCCATGGGTTTCCCATGGCGTTTTTTTTGCCGAATTTAGGCGAAGGGATTGAAGGCAACTGGAAATCACCCGCCGAAAACATTTTCCAGACCCCGTGAAAACCGCTATGTTTCGTCGCTAATTTTTCAGGAGACAAGCAATGGATTTGGAATCGGTGAACGAAGAGTGGATTGTGGGATTGGCGGATGGCGAGATCGATGCGTCCGAGCTGGTCGAGGTGCTGGACGGGCTGGTGGATGCGGATCGTGGGCAGGAAGCCGATCGCGGGGCCCAGCACCTGTTCCAGAAGCTGGCGGAAGACGATAAGGTCGACGATGCGCTGGCGGTCCTCTCGTGGATGGGCGGCGTACGTGGTACGGTCTCGGACATCAAGGGGGTGCTCGAAAAGCTCTTTGGCAAGGACCGCAACGCGCTCAAGATGATCGAGCCCGCCGGATTTGGTGGCCAGACCCCGGTCGCCCAATGCTTTGAGCGCCTGAATCTCCTTCGCTCCCTCAAGACCGGAATGCTTTGCTACAACGAAACCTGGGGCTTCGGCATCATCGAGCATATCGACTTTTTCTACCAGCAGGTCGAGATCGACTTCGAACGCAAGGGCGATCACGAGATGGCCTTCAGCTATGCCGCCGAAGCGCTCGAAGTGCTCGGCGACGAACACATCCTGGCCATCAAGCACAACCATCCGGACAAGCTCGATAAGATGGTCAAGGAGGAGCCGGCCGAGGTCGTGCGCATTACGCTCCGGAGCTATGGCAACATGTCCGTTACCCGCCTGATGGAAAAGCTGGTGCCGTCCGTGCTGACCGAAGCCAAATGGAAAAAATTCTGGGAGGGCGCCCGCCGGGCGCTCAAGGATGACGCCTCCGTCGAGATCCCGAAAAAGCGTTCCGACAACATTGTCTTCCATCGCAAGGGCATGGCCTACGACGACGCATGGTTCGGGATGATCGGTGCCGAACGCGATATCGAAGGCCTGTTCGAACGCTTCAAGGAGATCATCGAGAAAAAGATCGATATTTCGTCGGAAGCCGCCCAGGAGGTGCTGGCGAACCGCCTCTCCTTCATTATTAAAGGCGCGCCGTCTGCCCGTCCCGAGTGGAAGGCCGAAGGCTTCATCTATGCCCGGATGTTCGAAATCGAGCCGACCGATCTGGAGACCGCCAAACTGATCCGCGATTTGATCGACGACGATTTGGTCACCATGCTCGACCGCCTGCCGTCGCGCCAGTTGCAGGCGTTGCTGACGATTCTGATCGAAAATGACAAGGAGGCCGTTATCGGCACCTTGAGCGAAGTGATTCCCGTGGTCAGCCACCCGGTGCTCAATGAAGTGATGGCGGCCTTGATTGCCCATGGCGCCGAAGAGGACGTACGCCAGATCATGGCCAGTGCCGTGGCGCGCCGTACGGCCAGCTCGCCCATGTTGCTGTGGTGCCAGCGCTCCACCGAATATGTCGAGAAATGGGACCTGATCTCCAAGGGCGATCTCGCCTTCCGCATCCAGGAAGTGCTGGAGGTCAACAGCGCCGGCGCCATGCTCCGCGCACAGAACCAGCTGCGCGAACGCTTCCAGACGGAAGAATGGCTTCACGATGTGATGGGCGCCATGACCGAGCAGCAGCGCCGCGACTTCATGCGCCGCATCCACGAAGGCAACGGGTGGGATGCGCTCGACCGCAAGTCGGTTGTGGCCAAGGTGCTTCGCAAGTTCCCCGAATTGCAGGATATCATTCTCCCGACCGCCGGGCAGGCCGCTACGAGACGGGAAGTTCCGCAGACCTCCACGCGCAGCTATACCCTGCGCCAAAAACAGCTCGAGCGAATCATGACGGTCGATATCCCGGAAAACTCCAAGGAAATCGAAGTGGCCCGCAGCTATGGCGACCTTCGCGAAAACGCGGAATTCAAATATGCCAAGGAGCGCCAGGGCCTGCTCATGGCGCAGGGCGCTCAGCTGGCCGAGGATCTGGAAAAGGTCAAACCGACCGACTTCGCCGACATCGGAACCGATGTCGTTGCCGCCGGTTGCGGGGTGGAACTGAGATATGAAGAAACCGG from Pontiella desulfatans includes these protein-coding regions:
- a CDS encoding MotA/TolQ/ExbB proton channel family protein, encoding MTKKIIKLAFCLSLVAAPIAFAQEAAEAAPEEAAVANVQQTTLWQMIKQGGWAMWPLGLMSVGMVYFIVQNGLALREKVLLRPDLIPEFIQLMKDKKIVEAHSLCKENETLFTYVFQAGLERCSTTREINFGKVKEGIDEASTEEITSYMKPIDYLSIIGATAPMLGLLGTVSGMIKAFQTIGSQGMGKPEALAGNIGEALVTTATGLLIAIPSMLSYYYFRNSFIKTTATLGRNIGGLLDTLETGELPLGFEEHAG
- a CDS encoding ExbD/TolR family protein — its product is MKIKSPARDDVSIDMGPMIDLVFLLLIFFMVASVVTELEKVEVEIPQSSHAKVPEDTKGRMMLSIDADNQVYVGTQPVELEELKTLIDSELDLNPELRILIRADHRVEYKTCKDLMIACGEVGATDLIYATFEE
- a CDS encoding ExbD/TolR family protein; translation: MKLIEEMMNKKAELEIAPLIDVVFLLLIYFMVTASLIKKEADLSFMLPAKVDVPESLDLPIEVLIEVSELGDIVIEGMVFGKDETNLDDLIGQLLSLKEAADSSGSELIVNILPADKAVHGRIIKVMDACAAADVKNMSFSMTM
- a CDS encoding GreA/GreB family elongation factor, giving the protein MDLESVNEEWIVGLADGEIDASELVEVLDGLVDADRGQEADRGAQHLFQKLAEDDKVDDALAVLSWMGGVRGTVSDIKGVLEKLFGKDRNALKMIEPAGFGGQTPVAQCFERLNLLRSLKTGMLCYNETWGFGIIEHIDFFYQQVEIDFERKGDHEMAFSYAAEALEVLGDEHILAIKHNHPDKLDKMVKEEPAEVVRITLRSYGNMSVTRLMEKLVPSVLTEAKWKKFWEGARRALKDDASVEIPKKRSDNIVFHRKGMAYDDAWFGMIGAERDIEGLFERFKEIIEKKIDISSEAAQEVLANRLSFIIKGAPSARPEWKAEGFIYARMFEIEPTDLETAKLIRDLIDDDLVTMLDRLPSRQLQALLTILIENDKEAVIGTLSEVIPVVSHPVLNEVMAALIAHGAEEDVRQIMASAVARRTASSPMLLWCQRSTEYVEKWDLISKGDLAFRIQEVLEVNSAGAMLRAQNQLRERFQTEEWLHDVMGAMTEQQRRDFMRRIHEGNGWDALDRKSVVAKVLRKFPELQDIILPTAGQAATRREVPQTSTRSYTLRQKQLERIMTVDIPENSKEIEVARSYGDLRENAEFKYAKERQGLLMAQGAQLAEDLEKVKPTDFADIGTDVVAAGCGVELRYEETGAEETYYILGVWDQDEALSIISSETRLAKALIGHRPGDKVEIPAGECELKAVLPLPAGIKAWISA